The following coding sequences lie in one Apteryx mantelli isolate bAptMan1 chromosome 6, bAptMan1.hap1, whole genome shotgun sequence genomic window:
- the CDK5R2 gene encoding cyclin-dependent kinase 5 activator 2, which translates to MGTVLSLSPAASSGKGGGGGGLLADKAPGRVPGKGESRLKRPGVLISALTWKRLVAASAKKKKSTKKVTPKPGGGAPGGAPGQPDPLVVQRNRENLRKSLGGPPDGAKQGPLAVPVPTVPSAPQELHPGSGGGKPPPPPGSRAPGSPRRVVVQASTGELLRCLGDFVCRRCYRLKELSPGELISWFRSVDRSLLLQGWQDQGFITPANLVFVYLLCREALRGEDIGSQAELQAAFLTCLYLAYSYMGNEISYPLKPFLVEGDKGRFWERCLGIIQRLSAKMLRINADPHYFTQLFQDLKSEGEGGDGAKHWTISLDR; encoded by the coding sequence ATGGGCACGGTGCTCTCCCTGTCCCCCGCCGCCTCCTCGGgcaagggcggcggcggcggggggctcctGGCCGACAAGGCGCCGGGAAGGGTGCCGGGGAAGGGCGAGAGCCGGCTGAAGCGCCCCGGGGTGCTCATCTCGGCGCTCACCTGGAAGCGGCTGGTGGCCGCCTCGGCGAAGAAGAAGAAGAGCACCAAGAAGGTGACGCCgaagcccggcggcggggccccggggggggccccgggcCAGCCCGACCCGCTGGTGGTGCAGCGCAACCGCGAGAACTTGCGCAAGTCGCTGGGGGGGCCGCCCGACGGCGCCAAGCAGGGCCCGCTGGCCGTGCCGGTGCCCACGGTGCCCTCGGCGCCGCAGGAGCTGCACCCGGGCTCTGGCGGGGGcaagccgccaccgccgcccggcAGCCGCGCCCCGGGCTCGCCGCGCCGCGTGGTGGTGCAGGCGTCCACCGGCGAGCTGCTGCGCTGCTTGGGGGACTTCGTGTGCCGCCGCTGCTACCGGCTGAAGGAGCTGAGCCCCGGCGAGCTCATCTCCTGGTTCCGCAGCGTGGACCGCTCGCTGTTGCTCCAGGGCTGGCAAGACCAGGGCTTCATCACCCCGGCCAACCTGGTGTTCGTGTACCTGCTGTGCCGGGAGGCGCTGCGGGGCGAAGACATCGGGAGCCAGGCCGAGCTGCAGGCCGCCTTCCTCACCTGCCTCTATCTCGCCTACTCCTACATGGGCAACGAGATCTCCTACCCGCTCAAGCCCTTCCTGGTGGAGGGCGACAAGGGGCGCTTCTGGGAGCGCTGCCTGGGCATCATCCAGCGCCTCAGCGCCAAGATGCTGCGAATCAACGCGGACCCGCACTACTTCACGCAACTCTTCCAGGACCTCAAGAGCGAGGGCGAGGGCGGAGACGGGGCCAAGCACTGGACGATCAGCCTGGACCGCTAG